AATAGCCATAGGTATAATTTTTTTTCTTTCTGTTATATGTAACAAAAAGAAATTGAATGTTGCACCATTTAATTCAAATTATTTTATAAATGATTGTTTTTGATGCCAGCTTCAACCTTAATATCTAGGTTATTTTCTTTTGGTGGTATCGGGCAAGAATAGCCAGTACTATAAGCACAGTATGGGTTATAAGCTTTATTAAAATCTATAACTATTGTATTGTCTGATGGAATGCTTAGATCTATGTAGCGCCCTCCTCTGTAGGTTTCAGTGCCATTAGTTAAATCTGTAAAAGGTAGAAAAAGATAGTCTTTATATTCTTCTGTTTCTCTTAAAGAATGGCTTTGGTAGATGTTAAGTTTAAACTCTTCACCGTCAATCTCAAAAGATACAACACCATATATATCGTAATTTTGAAATACATTGGCAGATGTTTTCATCTTAAAAGGCATAGCATTCGCTGTTTTAACAAATTTTGCTTCCACTCTGTATTTTTCATCTATCGGGAAAAAATCATGACCTTTAAATTTCTTTCGGTCTTTTGTGCTTAAGGGAGACTCATCTGGATTTTTATATTCTTCGTTGAGTTCTTTCTGAAATTCTTTTATTTCTTTCTTGTAATCTTGCGCCAAGCAAATACCCGTAAAGCTTATTAAAATCAAAACATTGCATAGTATCTTTTTCATGCTAGTAGAAATTTAGTTATATATCTGAATTGTTAATTTGCATGCATAGATAGGTTGTTTTGAGCAGAATGCAAATGCTAGTATTTACAGATAGATAAGTTGTGCTAATGAATTACTTGGTTGAAAAAGTGATATAGTTG
The window above is part of the Chondrinema litorale genome. Proteins encoded here:
- a CDS encoding DUF1684 domain-containing protein, with product MKKILCNVLILISFTGICLAQDYKKEIKEFQKELNEEYKNPDESPLSTKDRKKFKGHDFFPIDEKYRVEAKFVKTANAMPFKMKTSANVFQNYDIYGVVSFEIDGEEFKLNIYQSHSLRETEEYKDYLFLPFTDLTNGTETYRGGRYIDLSIPSDNTIVIDFNKAYNPYCAYSTGYSCPIPPKENNLDIKVEAGIKNNHL